In Streptomyces chartreusis NRRL 3882, the following are encoded in one genomic region:
- a CDS encoding PhzF family phenazine biosynthesis protein, with amino-acid sequence MRIRIVDAFTDRPFSGNPAGVVLLNDADAFPDDTWLQNVALEVNHAETAFAHPLPEGGEADWALRWFTPATEVAMCGHATLATAHVLHTTGIHVGPVRFATRSGVLAATPAEDGSVTLDFPTAPLTRIDPPDGLAESLGTEPLTVLDTGPNIGDLLVEVADEKTVHGLVPDLKALAAHSERGVIATARADDPDRGYDFVSRCFFPNVGIDEDPVTGSAHTALAPFWSERLDSPRLTGLQASPRSGRVRTELRGERTLLSGRAVTVIEGELLA; translated from the coding sequence ATGCGGATTCGAATCGTCGACGCCTTCACCGATCGCCCCTTCTCCGGAAACCCGGCCGGAGTCGTTCTTCTGAACGACGCGGACGCCTTCCCGGACGACACCTGGCTCCAGAACGTCGCCCTGGAGGTCAACCACGCCGAGACGGCCTTCGCGCACCCCCTCCCCGAGGGCGGGGAGGCCGACTGGGCGCTGCGCTGGTTCACGCCGGCCACCGAGGTCGCGATGTGCGGCCACGCGACCCTGGCCACCGCCCACGTCCTGCACACCACCGGCATCCACGTGGGCCCGGTACGGTTCGCCACCCGCAGCGGCGTCCTCGCCGCCACGCCCGCCGAGGACGGCTCCGTCACGCTGGACTTCCCGACGGCTCCCCTCACCCGGATCGACCCGCCGGACGGCCTCGCCGAGTCCCTGGGCACCGAGCCGCTCACGGTCCTCGACACCGGCCCGAACATCGGCGACCTGCTGGTCGAGGTCGCAGACGAGAAGACGGTGCACGGCCTCGTCCCCGACCTCAAGGCCCTCGCCGCCCACTCCGAGCGCGGCGTCATCGCCACGGCCCGCGCGGACGACCCCGACCGGGGCTACGACTTCGTCTCGCGCTGCTTCTTCCCGAACGTCGGCATCGACGAGGACCCGGTGACCGGCAGCGCGCACACGGCGCTCGCCCCGTTCTGGTCCGAGCGCCTCGACAGCCCCCGCCTCACCGGCCTCCAGGCCTCGCCCCGCTCCGGCCGCGTCCGCACAGAGCTGCGCGGCGAGCGCACCCTGCTGTCCGGCAGGGCGGTCACCGTCATCGAGGGCGAGCTGCTGGCCTGA
- a CDS encoding LacI family DNA-binding transcriptional regulator: MAAGEAGGKVTITEIARQAGVSVPTVSRVVNGRSDVSPQTRARVEDLLRRHGYRKRPGTPGTRAGLLDLVFNNLDSPWAVEIIRGVEEAAHAAGAGTVVSAIHGHSGDAREWMRNLRARASDGVILVTSALEPTLHEELRFLGVPLVVVDPAGSPALEAPTIGAANWSGGMAATEHLLSLGHRRIGLIAGPPRLLCSRARLDGYRAALEGAGIAMDESLVVPGDFRPESGFTACDALLRLPEPPTAVFAASDQMALGAIEALRRRGLRVPQDMSVVGFDDLPEVRWSAPPLTTVRQPLADMGKLAVRTVLQLTRDEQPGSPRVELGTDLVVRASTAPPPGRA, translated from the coding sequence GTGGCAGCAGGTGAGGCCGGGGGCAAGGTCACGATCACGGAGATCGCCCGGCAGGCCGGCGTGTCCGTACCGACCGTGTCCCGGGTCGTCAACGGCCGGTCCGACGTGTCGCCGCAGACCCGTGCCCGCGTCGAGGATCTGCTGCGCCGGCACGGCTACCGCAAGCGCCCCGGGACCCCGGGCACCCGTGCCGGCCTGCTCGACCTGGTCTTCAACAACCTCGACAGCCCCTGGGCCGTGGAGATCATCCGCGGGGTCGAGGAGGCCGCGCACGCGGCCGGGGCGGGCACGGTGGTGTCGGCCATCCACGGGCACTCGGGCGACGCCCGCGAGTGGATGCGCAACCTCCGGGCGCGGGCCTCGGACGGCGTCATCCTCGTCACCTCGGCCCTGGAGCCGACGCTCCACGAGGAGTTGCGCTTTCTCGGCGTCCCGCTGGTCGTCGTCGACCCGGCGGGCTCACCCGCCCTGGAGGCTCCCACCATCGGTGCCGCCAACTGGTCGGGGGGCATGGCGGCCACCGAGCACCTGCTGTCCCTGGGCCACCGCCGGATCGGTCTGATCGCGGGGCCGCCCCGGCTGCTGTGCTCCCGGGCCCGGCTGGACGGCTACCGCGCGGCTCTGGAAGGCGCCGGCATCGCGATGGACGAGTCCCTCGTCGTCCCCGGCGACTTCCGCCCCGAGTCCGGCTTCACCGCCTGCGACGCCCTGCTCCGCCTGCCCGAGCCGCCGACCGCCGTGTTCGCGGCCAGCGACCAGATGGCACTCGGCGCGATCGAGGCACTGCGCCGACGAGGGCTGCGGGTGCCGCAGGACATGAGCGTGGTCGGTTTCGACGACCTTCCGGAAGTCCGCTGGTCGGCCCCGCCCCTGACCACCGTCCGCCAGCCCCTGGCCGACATGGGCAAACTGGCCGTCCGCACGGTCCTCCAGCTCACCCGCGACGAACAGCCCGGGTCACCCCGGGTGGAACTGGGAACCGACCTGGTGGTCCGGGCCAGCACGGCACCCCCACCGGGACGTGCCTGA
- a CDS encoding glutamate-cysteine ligase family protein, producing the protein MGEKVVAGRFDLSDRQRYRDKLRRCLTGLERLLAEKRFDRPKNLMGLEIELNLAGADGMPKMLNAQVLERIASRDFQTELAMFNLEVNIPPHRLGGRVFDRLAEELRTSLAYADRKAGEVDAGIVMIGILPTLDRDDLVSSNLSDVDRYTLLNDQIVAARGEEFTLDIAGVEHLSCTSKSIAPEAACTSVQLHLQVTPARFADVWNAAQAVAAAQIAVGANSPFLFGRELWRESRPPLFQQSTDTRPPELQAQGVRPRTWFGERWITSAYDLFEENLRYYPALLPICDDEDPLEVLDQGGTPSLAELVLHNGTIYRWNRPVYGIADGVPHLRVENRVLPAGPSVIDVVANAAFYYGVVRALAEEARPVWARLPFEAAAANFDAACKDGIDARFTWPRRGRYGGTAQVDAVSLVRDELLPLAEAGLDAWGVEPADRDLYLGVIEERCRRRVNGASWQAATFHKALDAGHSRGSALAATTRRYRELMHKGEPVHTWPVGLPEPVPLG; encoded by the coding sequence ATGGGGGAGAAGGTCGTGGCAGGCCGGTTCGACCTGTCCGATCGCCAGCGCTACCGCGACAAGCTCCGTCGGTGCCTGACGGGCTTGGAGCGACTCCTGGCGGAGAAGCGGTTCGATCGCCCCAAGAACCTCATGGGGCTGGAGATCGAGTTGAATCTCGCGGGCGCCGACGGCATGCCGAAAATGTTGAACGCGCAAGTCCTGGAGCGTATCGCGAGCCGCGATTTCCAAACAGAACTCGCCATGTTCAACCTGGAAGTCAACATTCCCCCACACCGTCTGGGAGGTCGGGTATTCGACCGGCTCGCGGAGGAACTCCGTACGTCACTGGCATATGCCGACCGGAAAGCCGGTGAGGTCGATGCGGGAATCGTGATGATCGGTATTCTGCCGACCCTCGACCGGGACGACCTGGTGTCGTCGAACCTCTCCGACGTCGACCGCTACACCCTCCTCAACGACCAGATCGTGGCCGCCCGCGGCGAGGAGTTCACCCTCGACATCGCCGGCGTGGAGCACCTCAGCTGCACCTCCAAGTCCATCGCGCCGGAGGCCGCCTGCACCTCCGTGCAACTGCATCTCCAGGTCACCCCCGCCCGCTTCGCCGACGTGTGGAACGCGGCCCAGGCGGTCGCCGCCGCGCAGATCGCCGTCGGCGCCAACTCGCCGTTCCTCTTCGGCCGTGAGCTGTGGCGCGAGTCGCGGCCCCCGCTGTTCCAGCAGTCCACCGACACCCGCCCGCCCGAACTCCAGGCCCAGGGCGTCCGGCCACGCACCTGGTTCGGGGAGCGCTGGATCACCTCGGCGTACGACCTGTTCGAGGAGAACCTGCGCTACTACCCGGCGCTGCTGCCGATCTGCGACGACGAGGACCCGCTGGAGGTGCTCGACCAGGGCGGCACCCCGTCGCTCGCCGAGCTCGTCCTGCACAACGGCACGATCTACCGCTGGAACCGCCCGGTGTACGGCATCGCCGACGGCGTCCCCCACCTGCGCGTGGAGAACCGCGTCCTGCCCGCCGGGCCCAGCGTCATCGACGTCGTCGCCAACGCCGCGTTCTACTACGGCGTCGTCCGCGCCCTCGCCGAGGAGGCCCGGCCGGTGTGGGCCCGGCTGCCGTTCGAGGCGGCCGCCGCCAACTTCGACGCCGCGTGCAAGGACGGCATCGACGCCCGCTTCACCTGGCCCCGGCGCGGCCGCTACGGCGGCACCGCGCAGGTCGACGCGGTGAGCCTGGTCCGCGACGAACTGCTGCCGCTCGCCGAGGCCGGGTTGGACGCGTGGGGCGTGGAGCCGGCCGACCGCGACCTGTACCTGGGTGTGATCGAGGAGCGGTGCCGGCGCAGGGTGAACGGGGCGAGCTGGCAGGCCGCGACCTTCCACAAGGCGCTGGACGCGGGCCACTCGCGCGGGTCCGCGCTGGCCGCCACGACCCGGCGCTATCGCGAGCTGATGCACAAGGGGGAGCCGGTGCACACCTGGCCCGTGGGGCTGCCGGAGCCGGTGCCGTTGGGTTGA
- a CDS encoding CPBP family intramembrane glutamic endopeptidase, producing MQAEAGPVADDSIPQQRLSRRMLRNETLLVLALSLGASGVSALISFIGSVTKPGGLKDQAATMNASAAPGRPWLDLAWQLFGITTALVPVVLVAHFLLREGAGLRAIGFDRTRPWPDLGRGAAIAAVIGSTGIAFYLAARGLGFNLTVVPEALPAVWWKYPVLILSAIQNAVLEEVIVVGYLLRRLGQLGWTPTAALVGSSVLRGSYHLYQGIGGFIGNMVMGVVFVYLYRRWGRVGPLVVAHSLLDIGAFVGYALLAGKVGWLPTA from the coding sequence GTGCAGGCGGAGGCGGGCCCGGTGGCCGACGATTCCATTCCCCAGCAGCGTCTCTCGCGGCGGATGCTCCGCAACGAGACGCTGCTCGTGCTGGCGCTCTCGCTGGGGGCGAGCGGAGTCTCCGCCCTGATCAGCTTCATCGGCTCGGTCACCAAGCCCGGCGGGCTGAAGGACCAGGCGGCCACGATGAACGCCTCGGCCGCGCCCGGCCGTCCCTGGCTCGACCTGGCCTGGCAGCTCTTCGGGATCACCACCGCGCTCGTGCCCGTCGTACTCGTCGCGCACTTCCTGCTGCGCGAGGGCGCGGGCCTGCGCGCCATCGGGTTCGACCGCACCCGGCCCTGGCCCGACCTCGGCCGCGGGGCGGCGATCGCGGCGGTCATCGGCAGCACGGGCATCGCCTTCTACCTGGCCGCCCGCGGCCTCGGCTTCAACCTCACGGTGGTCCCCGAGGCGTTGCCCGCCGTGTGGTGGAAGTACCCCGTGCTGATCCTCTCGGCGATCCAGAACGCGGTACTGGAGGAAGTGATCGTCGTCGGCTACCTGCTGCGCCGCCTCGGCCAGCTGGGCTGGACGCCGACGGCCGCGCTGGTCGGCAGCTCGGTCCTGCGCGGCTCGTACCACCTCTACCAGGGCATCGGCGGCTTCATCGGCAACATGGTCATGGGCGTGGTGTTCGTCTACCTGTACCGACGCTGGGGTCGGGTGGGCCCGCTGGTGGTGGCCCACTCGCTGCTCGACATCGGTGCCTTCGTGGGCTACGCCCTGCTGGCGGGCAAGGTCGGGTGGCTTCCGACGGCGTGA
- a CDS encoding DUF5999 family protein produces the protein MCQHQTPCPSAESADRESARLVAHHPEQGWSLLCNGVVLFEDTGELLPDGRIIAPHRPLASSQVMTAA, from the coding sequence ATGTGCCAGCACCAGACTCCGTGCCCGTCAGCCGAATCCGCCGACCGGGAATCCGCCCGTCTCGTGGCGCACCACCCGGAGCAGGGTTGGAGCCTGCTGTGCAACGGTGTGGTGCTCTTCGAGGACACCGGCGAGCTCCTGCCGGACGGCAGGATCATCGCCCCGCACCGTCCGCTGGCCTCCAGCCAGGTGATGACGGCCGCCTGA
- a CDS encoding winged helix-turn-helix transcriptional regulator, translated as MPRTATRASNPDWTDPGCPVARTLDLVGDRWSLLVVRDAMDGARSFTEFQRRTGIARNILTDRLRKLTAHGVLVQRAAPSGRRQEYVLTDAGRDLFPVIVTLRQWGERHAFAPGETHSTLVDRYGTPVPEIVPTGADGTLLGAETTRVQKV; from the coding sequence ATGCCGCGTACCGCCACGCGCGCCTCGAACCCCGACTGGACCGACCCCGGCTGCCCCGTCGCCCGCACACTCGACCTCGTCGGCGACAGGTGGAGCCTTCTCGTCGTCCGTGACGCGATGGACGGGGCGCGATCGTTCACCGAGTTCCAGCGCCGGACCGGCATCGCCCGCAACATCCTCACGGACCGACTGCGCAAGCTCACCGCTCACGGGGTCCTCGTGCAGCGCGCCGCACCATCGGGGCGCCGCCAGGAGTACGTACTCACCGATGCCGGCCGCGACCTCTTCCCGGTCATCGTCACCCTGCGCCAGTGGGGAGAACGCCACGCCTTCGCCCCCGGCGAGACTCACTCCACCCTCGTCGACCGGTACGGCACCCCCGTGCCGGAGATCGTGCCGACCGGCGCCGACGGCACGCTCCTCGGCGCCGAGACCACCCGCGTGCAGAAGGTCTGA
- a CDS encoding MFS transporter translates to MDAWRRLLLAVVCGVAVASIYAAQPVLAPMGRDLGVPTELTGWIVAAGQFGYLAGLVLLVPLGDVVDRRRLIAVHLAITAVGMILTASASAAWVAFAGLTAAGVFAVVVQTTVAYAASVSLPAERGRNIGVVTSGVVVGILGARVVTGTLAELWGWRSVYAVLAVLSLGLAALVLAALPTDERLTPPAGYRQVVASLGGLFRQRAFLTRGVIAFFLFASFGTLWSGLSLPLADPPWQLSESQIGLFGIAGLAGALGAARAGRWADAGRAAPVTGLALALLILSWAAVAQLPWSLWFLIAGIVVLDFAVQAVHVSNQHLLTTAYPDRVSSVIGGYMVFYSLGSALGAAATTAVFTTYGWAGSSLLGAGFAACALAVRATDRRPLRVALGERLAREEARE, encoded by the coding sequence ATGGACGCGTGGCGGCGGTTGCTGCTCGCGGTGGTGTGTGGTGTCGCCGTGGCGAGCATCTACGCCGCCCAGCCGGTTCTGGCGCCGATGGGACGCGACCTCGGTGTGCCGACGGAACTCACCGGGTGGATCGTCGCGGCCGGCCAGTTCGGCTATCTGGCAGGCCTGGTGCTCCTGGTGCCGCTGGGCGATGTGGTCGACAGGCGTCGGCTCATCGCCGTGCACCTGGCGATCACGGCCGTGGGCATGATCCTTACGGCCTCGGCGTCAGCAGCCTGGGTGGCGTTCGCGGGACTCACTGCGGCTGGGGTGTTCGCGGTCGTGGTGCAGACCACCGTGGCCTACGCCGCGTCGGTGTCGCTGCCCGCCGAGCGCGGACGGAACATCGGTGTCGTGACCTCGGGCGTCGTCGTCGGCATCCTCGGTGCGCGGGTCGTCACCGGCACTCTCGCCGAGCTGTGGGGCTGGCGGAGCGTCTATGCCGTACTCGCGGTGCTGTCACTCGGGCTCGCAGCCCTCGTCCTCGCGGCGCTGCCGACGGACGAGCGCCTCACGCCACCTGCGGGGTACCGGCAGGTCGTCGCCTCGCTCGGCGGGCTGTTCCGGCAGCGTGCCTTCCTCACGCGCGGGGTCATCGCGTTCTTCTTGTTCGCGTCGTTCGGGACCCTGTGGAGCGGACTCTCCCTGCCGCTGGCGGACCCGCCGTGGCAGCTGAGCGAGAGCCAGATCGGGCTGTTCGGCATCGCCGGGCTCGCCGGCGCGCTCGGCGCGGCACGCGCGGGACGGTGGGCGGATGCCGGGCGGGCGGCCCCGGTCACCGGTCTCGCGCTCGCCCTGCTCATCCTCTCCTGGGCAGCGGTCGCGCAACTGCCGTGGTCACTGTGGTTCCTCATCGCCGGGATCGTGGTTCTCGACTTCGCCGTCCAGGCCGTGCACGTGAGCAACCAGCACCTGCTCACCACCGCGTATCCGGACCGCGTCAGCAGCGTCATCGGCGGCTACATGGTCTTCTACTCACTCGGCTCCGCCCTCGGCGCGGCCGCGACGACCGCCGTGTTCACCACCTACGGCTGGGCGGGCTCCAGCCTCCTCGGGGCGGGATTCGCGGCCTGCGCACTGGCCGTCCGGGCGACCGACAGGCGACCGCTCCGCGTCGCCCTCGGTGAGCGCCTGGCGAGAGAGGAGGCTCGTGAGTGA